One genomic region from Diabrotica undecimpunctata isolate CICGRU chromosome 9, icDiaUnde3, whole genome shotgun sequence encodes:
- the LOC140449503 gene encoding uncharacterized protein isoform X1 gives MTIIMDIKVEIKKELEEYDHGFSSEDVRYMQSELSTEVDIKDVKKETQDNDSGFPHTSNKMETKKTSPKHPYHKQQQISQHAEETILNKSVKFEIQLYKCEICLRQFSQKSNLTTHKKIHTGENHNKCKICFKTFTTAKNLKMHLRTHTGEKLYKCEICFKTFSSADYFKFHLQAHTGENPYKCEVCFKTFTGASNFKTHLRIHTGEKAYKCEICFKTFTTADSCKTHLRIHTGENLYKCEICMKAFTTANYLKVHLRIHTGEKPYACEICLKAFTTANYLKIHSRIHTAEKPYKCDTCFKTFTSASNMKMHLRTHTGEKPYECEICLKRFSHQGNFKSHMRTHTGEKPHKCD, from the exons ATGACTATAATAATGGATATTAAGGTAGAAATTAAGAAAGAACTTGAGGAATATGATCATGGATTTAGTAGTGAAGACGTACGATATATGCAGAGTGAGTTATCCACAGAAGTAGATATAAAAGATGttaaaaaggaaacacaagacaATGATTCAG GTTTTCCCCACACCAGcaataaaatggaaactaaaaAAACATCACCTAAACATCCATACcacaaacaacaacaaataaGTCAACATGCTGAAGAAACTATATTAAACAAAAGTGTAAAATTTGAGATTCAActttacaaatgtgaaatttgtcttaGGCAGTTTTCTCAGAAAAGCAATTTGACAACGCATAAAAAAATTCATACTGGGGAAAATCATAATAAGTGTAAAATTTGCTTTAAGACATTTACTACCgcaaaaaacttaaaaatgcatttgcgaacacatacaggggaaaaactttacaagtgtgaaatttgctttaaaacttTTAGTTCAGCAGATTATTTCAAATTTCATTTGCAAGCGCATACTGGAGAAAACCCCTACAAGTGTGAAGTTTGCTTTAAGACATTTACTGGAGCAAGTAATTTTAAAACACATTTGCGaatacatactggggaaaaagcttataagtgcgaaatttgctttaaaacatTTACTACCGCAGATAGTTGTAAAACACATTTGCGAATACATACTGGGGAAAACctttataaatgtgaaatttgcatgAAGGCATTTACTACAGCAAATTATTTGAAAGTACATTTGCGAatacacactggggaaaaaccttacgcGTGTGAAATTTGCTTGAAGGCATTTACTACagcaaattatttgaaaatacattCGCGAATACATACTgcggaaaaaccttacaagtgtgatacTTGCTTTAAGACATTTACTAGTGCAAGTAATATGAAAATGCATTTGCGGACACATACCGGGGAAAAACCttacgagtgtgaaatttgtcttaagcgGTTTTCTCACCAAGGTAATTTTAAAAGTCATAtgcgaacacatactggggaaaaacctcatAAGTGTGATTAA
- the LOC140449503 gene encoding uncharacterized protein isoform X2, whose amino-acid sequence MTIIMDIKVEIKKELEEYDHGFSSEDVRYMQSELSTEVDIKDVKKETQDNDSGIPQINNKMETKKMSPKWSYHKEQNISQHAEETILNKSIKVQMGQKPYTCEICFKTFTAAHNLKIHFRAHTGEKPYKCEICFKTFSTANKLKIHLRTHTGEKPYSCEICCKQFTVVFPTPAIKWKLKKHHLNIHTTNNNK is encoded by the exons ATGACTATAATAATGGATATTAAGGTAGAAATTAAGAAAGAACTTGAGGAATATGATCATGGATTTAGTAGTGAAGACGTACGATATATGCAGAGTGAGTTATCCACAGAAGTAGATATAAAAGATGttaaaaaggaaacacaagacaATGATTCAG GTATTCCCCAAATCaacaataaaatggaaactaaaaAAATGTCACCTAAATGGTCATACCACAAAGAACAAAATATAAGTCAACATGCTGAAGAAACTATATTAAACAAAAGTATAAAAGTTCAGATGGGACAAAAACCTTAcacatgtgaaatttgctttaagacatTTACTGCAGcacataatttaaaaatacattttcgcGCACATACTGGGgagaaaccttacaagtgtgaaatttgctttaagacatTTTCTAcagcaaataaattgaaaattcatttgcgaacacatactggggaaaaaccttatagCTGTGAAATTTGCTGTAAGCAATTTACTGTA GTTTTCCCCACACCAGcaataaaatggaaactaaaaAAACATCACCTAAACATCCATACcacaaacaacaacaaataa